The Theobroma cacao cultivar B97-61/B2 chromosome 1, Criollo_cocoa_genome_V2, whole genome shotgun sequence genome contains the following window.
CACACTACATATTATTCTGGCCCTTACGATTGTAAATAAAGCTGAACTAAATAACTAACTCTCCATCAATGAATATGCATCATTATTCCTTCAACTGTTGCTTGACTGTCATCATCTTGTACCTTAATGAATCTACTAACAAGTTTATTTCCACCAGTACAAGTTGTTACCATAAGTCTAATAAATAATgacctttttcctttttctgctGAACTAAATGCAAGAAGGGACCAGATGAGCACGAAACTCATCAAAGCCCAAACCCAAGAATGCACAGAAATAAGGATACTTATTAATGCTAACTTGTCATTTTACAGTGTAAATGCCCTGCAAAAAAGGGAAATCAAACAGCAAAATGGTAACAAGTCTAATGACCTATGATAAGTACTTAGAAACAATAATGCAAACTCATAGATACTCAATATGCATCTAATACCAAAATTACCACCTACAGTTGGTAAATGTGAACTCAACAGACCCAAAttaccatatatatatatataacttcAATCAACAAAATCATATCTGATAATCCAGGACCATTGGAAAGCCAAAGAAAAACTTCAGAACAAGGCATACAAATTTATCTGTTTCATCTAACATCATGACATCAACAGAACATAAAACACTGTAATTCAGCAAAACATTTCAACATTTCACATTGCAACACAATAAAAATGAGCAAATCATAACATTAGCAGCAATTCCAATAAACGaactttacaaaaataaagGGGCTGTTTCCCAGTacctgaaaaataaaatacttgcAATGATCATTAGAAAGCGGCTGAGACGACTTGATAATCTGATGCAAATCCGTGTCCATAAGTTCATAAACCAAATAAACATCCTTGAAACTGGTTCTCTGAGTTGGCATCATGACATCCTTCAAAGCAATCACGTTCTCATGTCGAATGTGTCTGAGAAGTTTCAACTCCCTCAAAGTTCTCAACGCATCAACACGATTCTCAAACACATTGTTGATCTTCTTTATAGCGACTTTGTCATTGGTTTCCCTGTTGATTGATGAGCAGACGATGCCGTATGCTCCTCTCCCTATAGGCTTGATTGGAACATACTTTGTGTCAATCTCGAAAAGGGTCTGCCACATTGAATAGTAATGCTTCCCTGTTGCCCTCACCCCATTCGGCGGCTCCACAAGCGTCGCCATTCCTCTGTGAAATTCCCAGAAAACAAATCACCATAAAAAACCAGAATTTAACCCAaaaccaagaagaaaaaaagggggTTTGGAATCAATTCTTACTTGCCGCTTCTACTTCTTTGCTTTGATCTTTTCTGATCAgtttcttcacttttttccttaaataagattagaaATCCCAACTTTTTTGCTGCCCTTTTCTTTAACCTATCAGCAAACTCCAAATTCACCGGCTTTCAAATAATTCTCCGTAAAATTCCAAACTTTCACCCTCATTTCTTCCAAAAAAGGAAACCCAAACTCTTCTACTTGTCTTcaccaaaaaacaaaagttagGTCTCTATGCAAAATCCTTATCCAAAGAGAAGTGATCTGATCTGATTCTGAATTACTGATCAGACCCAAAGAGacgaaagagagagaaagagtagATGTATAAGAGAGCATGTAAAGGAAAGGGCAGGGACGTGACGCCCACACGGCATTCCCCTTGAGGCCTAAACGACAGCTACGTACTGTTTTGGTTTTATGGGGCCTTAGGAAATATCAATACAATCTCTCCTTCCCCCCAcccctccctctctctctcttcatgCACAAACAATCTTGaaccttttattcttttgcccttttttttttcttgcagATAATTTGCAGCCTTGGCTTGCTTAAGCTTTGCCACGCACAAACTTGAAACTTCTATCTTCTCTCCACTTCCCACAATTATGGGTAAAGAAAAGACTTTATCTTGTTTACTAAATACTAAACTGTAAAAGAAAGTTACTACTTTGAGATGATTCTTTTGTAGGCTTAGAATTTGGTAATGAGAAACAAGATGAAATCATATTGTTTCAAGCAAATGGTTAACAGAGGTGACCAATCAATAATTCAACCTGTTACTTTCCTTTGACAAACGAGGAATACAATATAACTACATAAAGATATCAAGCAATTCCCATTAATTGTACCCATTTTGTTGATAATGtggattcttttttttttttggtgaggCGGCTTGGAGCCGAGAGCTTCCCATCCCAATCGCTAAAAGTTGGCTTGCATTTATGAAAACGTGGAAGAGatgcttcttctttttgaaCTCATTCGCCCTTTGCCTTTGCCTTTGCGTTTCCTTCAATCATCAATCCATCCCAAAATTCAAAGGCCTCGTGAATGTTTCAAACCAACACATTTGATTGCCTCACTCCCTTTCAAAGTAAACGGCTCGCCCCCACGTGTACTCACCATTTTAGGCCGGCTGGCTTGCTTTCATTTGTCGAAATGTTGGCATGATTAAGATTGAATAATCGCTATTACATTACATATGTAGACTTTAAAAAAGCATTTTCATCTCCATTGGTTGAAATCGTCATCGAGTAATTATGAGATTAATCATTCTATATCTGATCAAAGAAAGGgtcaaaaaagaagaaaagagagcaAAAGGAAGACTCAAAAGCTGAGGATGACCAAATCTTAATTACGCTTAGTCGCTTCTTGATGAAGcttatttatgttaaaatcTTATCGGATTAGTTTGCACATGAGATGGGGGTTAACTTAATTCTATTAGTTAGGGAGGTAGGTGGGGTGCAGTGCAAAGTGCTAAAAAGCAAGACTTGACATAATTTTTTAGACTAGATAGATGGATCAATGAGAGGTTATTTCTAAGATCATGGCTTGCTTTTCGTCAAAACttgatgattaattaaatgtcTGTGTACTATTAACAATTTGACCTAATGCCACTAGTTTTTGCCATAGAATAAAGCCATTTCTTAAGATTTAATCACAGTTATTTAGATATCTAAATTTGTCTAATATTCACAATAAGAGAACTTAAAATGAGTGAATCTCacaaactttttatttatatttagagAGATATtcgaattattttattaatcttttttgaattaaaaaaaagagattcgAACCCTATTATTTAATTAGAGAAATATGTATCAGTTAATGAACCAAATGTTCGAgtatgaattttaattttattaattgttgtttgcataatttttataatatatatatatatatatatatatatatataaatataagcGTGGATCATCCGTCTTTGTTATGGGTTAAACACATGCATGAGCCACATGTAATGAAAGAATATGACTTAGAAGGAGaaatggaaagaaagagaggagaGGGGGGGTGTATATTCAAATGTGGATGGAGGTTCTTTTCCTCAAGGTCTCTCTGCAAAGACATTGACTGGATCAGCAATTTTTCTATGGGCTTTAAAACAGAAGCTGCAAGAAACAAAAGCAAGAAGATTGTGAACCCTAGGCCAAAGACAGAAACTGCAATGCCCAAAGGCAGAAGCTATAACCATGGCTTCTGGTTTTTCATAGCTGATAGCTATAACTGTGTTGTTTTCTGCAGGGCTTAGTCACTTGTGAGAATCTAGGGAACTCAACTGCAATTGTGCATGTAAAATTTTGGAaaggaaatggaaaaaaaaaaaaaagtgagaaaCAATATTGTGGCTGCTGGGATTCGAGCCCAGGTCTCCACGGCCACAACGTGGAATTCTTACCACTAAACTACAGCCACATTATTGTCGAGCATCGAAAATGAGTTTCTTTATAGCCTGATGCTCTTTCAAATTATCAAGTAATGTAATATACTCCAGTCTCCAAGTGTTTGTGATATTCTTCCCTGAAAGGACCTTGAATTTAATGAatggtaaataaaaaaacatggTCCCGGATACCGGGATTTTCTGCTCTATATGCTAACAAAAGTGGGCATATATTCTTCCAGGATTCAAATGCCTTGTCTTCTTCTTGAAACATCATTAATTCTGGCAACTTTACACCTCCTTTTCAGGGACTTGCCACTTTCTATCGTAGTATTAACTTTTCCCAATTTCACCGCGATTCTTTCATTCATAAGTTTAAACAAATTCCCATCGTTTATTTAACAAAGGGTGTATGGCTAGGCCTATGTTCTTGGCAATCTATAAAGTAACATAGACAAATTTTGACGGTACCCTTTGCTGTGTTTCTGCAGATGAACTGATGGAAAGAATTaaagtttcataaaattttgtgTTGGGAATTGAAGTTTGGAAATTTCCCTATTTCATCTAAGTAATGGAAATTAAAGAAATCCCTCGAGCCTGGTTGACTGTACAATGACTGCAAAAAAGTATAGTAGTATAGTAGTAACAGATATTATTGTATTTCCATGCCCTTTACATTTTTAAATACTGTCAAAGCATAATGCATCCCAGCGTGGATTCCAATTGTGGGGTTGCCTATGTATGCAAGTGGATTAGACAGTCTAGGTGCTCTTTCACTTAGAATTTTATATTACAATCTACTTATAAACATACAAAATGGCATCTTGGAATCCCAATGTTCTTCCAATAATTGGCTAGTTTTTGGCCCCTATAATCTAAAACTAGGCAGCGAGATTGAACCAGTTTACTCTTTCAAATAACCTTTGATTATCTGATAACTCAATCCCTTTTTTTGCACTGTTTTCAGAGTCTTGTTTTTGCATTGATATCCACCAGGGAAACCTCGGGAAACAATCTGAACCATGAATAAGAGAGCAACCCTATGTTGAAACTTGAGGATTGATGAAGAGAATGATTTAAGCAAGAAAAGGCGGTGGATGATGGGTGCAGCCTGGAGAGACTCTAGGAAAGCAGGAAGGGAAAAGTAAACGACAATTCAGCAATCTCGCCCATAATCCCCATATTGCATTTTCCTATCAGCTTTTCCCTCCGAGCTAACTTTTCTGTGGGTTCACCATTTTGCTTATTATATAGTTCTCTTTTTGGTAAAAGACATCTTAGTTTTGTTTAATCAAACAATTCTCTGAAAGTTGAGCAACCAGCACCATCACACTATAGTTTTTTATATCCTCCCTTGATCAGAAGATTGATATAtacagatatatatatatatcagccTGCTTAGCTCGGATCCTTCACTTTTCTGTTTGAATTATTGGTTTTTGAAActtgaaattaattatctaCTGTATCCATAAAACACCTTATGAGAATTCAGCATACTTTCAATAAATCGGActatgattttttgttttaattttaacataaaatcacataattaataaattttacgtgtatatatatatatatttatttatttaataaataaaacacgAAAAtgaagtgtatatatatatgactcTAAATGGCGAGAATCTGCAAGTCATTAATCATAACTTTTCATGTTGCTACAAGTTTGTATGGCcttcttattaattaattactcaAAATCTGCTCACATACAGCCATATACAAGCTAGGTAGAGTATCCCATTTTCTCTTGTATGGCTGTTCTATCAAGTACAAGGTACTGTTATTATAGATTAATCATAGCATATCGTAAAAGCAGAACTTAATATACTCAGCATGCCATGGTGGCTATGATTTAACAacctatttttatttttttaacttttagaATGATAACCCTACAATatgcctatatatatatatatatatatatatatatatatatatatatatattgcttaATGTAAGGTCTTTgaacaagtgaaaaagaagGAGCATTTTCAACAGAAAATTTCCTTCTTCAGACCCTTCTTGTGGGTATCTTAGAGCAATTCcaaaatcaagatttaaatCATGTCTCATCTATCTATGTGCCTTTGGAAAGAATACAGAGggcaaaagaagaaatttaatccaatattattatatatataatagttatAGGGTTCACTAGCAACTGAAGCTGCATAAAGTTTCTTGCGAAGCTCATTAGTTTGAAGGGGTATATGGTATCTTCATCTTTCTTGCTTTCAGATGCTACTTTGAGCTGAGACGTGCAGTTGCAGGAAAAGGAGAGGAAAATCAAGGGAGAAAAGTGGTTTACTGAATATAATTATTCCGTGAAAAGAGACCTCAAGGGAGAGGTTTGCTTGCTtgattttggtatttttgaagTGTTTACTGGGACCATATTATGGAGTCTGCAAATCTCCATCCTCACCCTAAGGTTCAAGAACAGTATGTTAAATATTCACCTCTGGCAACTCAAACAGGCCATCATCAAGTATCAACCTCTGATGAATGGAACCCGAGCCTCGTTCCGTAAGTATTACTAGCTGCTAGTTCTTCTCATTTTCGCTTTCCCTGGAAAGGTTAAAGCATCGGTTCTTCCATGGTTTAGTGCATAAGCTTACTTACATATAAACTGTTCGTCTGATACTCTTGATTATTACGTATATAGTTCTATATACGATCTGTTTTTATTCATGCAACGTATGCCCCTTGAACTTGAAGTTAGTTACttaaaaaaggggaaaaaggaaaaaaacctCAATAAGACATGTGAATCTAAGACATCTTCGTTGACCCAAAGCCTATAGAAACTTTAATATTGACAAGTTTCGTGCTATTTGAggtttctttgattttcagtatatattgaattgattataatgGTAAATTCAGTTATGTCTTCATGATGAATATATTATGTTTATGGTTATTTTTCTTCATGCAGGAATATTGGTAGTAAATACAATAGGAATCTGACTGAAACCATCCCAAAATCAAGGGATCTATGGGCGCCGCCTTTGATCAGGACTTCCATGAATCAAGATAGCTTCAACCAACAATCTGCCAGTGAGTTTCTCCTTACAAATATCAAAGATGAGATGTCAGATTCCTTCCCCAAACTGAGTGAGATGATGTACTGCCACTCCAGTGCAGAGGACTCGTatttaccatttaaaaaaCACTATATATATCCACAATCTAGTGATCTTGGAGGAAATCTATGGCACAGCAATTTCTCCATTGCTAACCACATGACTGAGCTGCAGCTTTCATCAGGAGACTCGTACAGGAATGCTCATCAGTCCCCATGTTTGGGAACTGCAGCAGCAACTAGCAGATATGACTTCAATCATATCTTTCCAAGTACAAATATTTCCACATCGGATTTGTGTTCTACATTGTTTTCAAGCTCTTTGGACTTGAACTTGAAGGCCTTGGATCTTTTGACTTCTACATATGATGGTGGGAGTTGTAATCAATCTTTACTTGATAGTCCTGGGAAACTAAGCAGAAGTGTTCTTGTGGGCCATGATAACATAAGAGAACGTAGTGATAGTCCATCGACCAGCTCCAATAAAGTGAGTATCTCTTTCTCCTATAGTCTTAGTTATTAGCAGACAATGTGAATTAAGATTTGCTTGAGGTCTTTAATTAATGGAAGAGCCTGAGGTTGGAAAGAAACAGGAAATGGATTGATTTCCATTAATTTCTAGTTTTACAAAGACACCTTCAAACTCATCAACAAAAAACGAGTTCTTTTTCAGTTCTATATACTGTATGTGGCCATCCTTGCAAGCTTTCTTGTTGATCACTTTAACATGATTCTCCTCTCGGAATCCATAGACTGAGAAgtgcttttctttttatcatcATAAAGATATCAACCTTAGTTAGTGGATCGACTACAAGCACAAAGAGGCCTGGTAGCTTTTCTGAGACAAAGGAATTCCAACAAGATGCTAAGAAGCATCGGTCCTCAACGTCACGATCCCCATGCCCAACATTGAAGGTGATACTGATACTTCCACTACCAATTAATTCTTCAAGTTGGATAgtttcttttccccttttctcttttccaatTTCTTACTAGCTTGGGCTTTGGTTTTTTTAACTAGGTTAGAAAGGAGAAACTAGGAGACAGGGTTGCAGCTCTTCAGAAGTTGGTGGCACCTTTTGGCAAGGTACATTTCTCTCCATGTTACTCCCTCATCACCATCCACTAACAGTGAATGAGATGAGAGAGTTAGactaaaagttaaaaacttaaaataatatttgggCCATGCCTACATATCTGAATTTTCTCTGTGTGGAATGATTGCCAGACAGACACAGCCACTGTGTTAACAGAAGCCATTGGGTACATCCAGTTCCTGCATGACCAAGTTCAGGTATTTTTCTCACTTTGggttcttttctttctttttactgTATTCATACTTGGCTATTCATTCTTTGCATGCATACACTTGATCCATATATCCAGATAGGCAAGACCGCAAGAAGGTTTCTGCAGAAAGAAGCTAATTAACTTAAAGAACCTAGTTGCTTCAGGATCCTGAACaagttctttttcttccctttcctTTTGCAGACACTGAGCGTCCCATTTATGAAGTCATCACAAAGCAGGCTTTATAGAACAGTTCAAGTGGTATGAAACTCCCTAGCTAGCTATCTCAGTAAACCATAAAGTTGCTTTGCTAAATGATTACAACTTATTACTAATCATCACTAACAGAATAATCATTATtgccaagagaaaaaaaaatcacaagcTTCTTCTGATTGGCAGGGTTCGAACGAGGCAGAAGGACAAGAAGAGCAGAAGCGTGACCTTAGAAGCAGAGGACTATGCCTTGTGCCCCAGTCTTACGcatcatattttattaatagttGCGGTGGTGGCATCTAGACAATGTTTCCCCCATTGAAAAAAACTTGAGGTTGTACgtaaaaaaaatggttttgGCTTTTGGggttatgaaaattataaaCTACTGCAGGTAGGTGTCGGCTCTAGGTCTGCTTAAAGAAGGCTTGGAGCTTTGGCTGCTTGATCATATGTATACTTATCAACCTCCATGAAAGAATGTTTATTAGGGGATCATCAATACGGCAATGCTTTTAAACTTGGCATAAAACTTTCCTCCATTCATTACGCCCGACAAGACATTTTGCTTCAGAGGTgaatacaattaaaaatgaGAACTGATATGAGATCTATACATAACTGTTTAATTCAAATCACTATTAAGttatttgagtttaaattttttagaatcacataatttaaatttaaaaattattaaatcaaaGTTACAATTgcaatatatacatatgttaATTCGAGAAGTACTTTCACGTTACGTTGAtgagatttttaaaatttatatacaaatttaaacttttaaaaataacgtgatttatacttaaaaaattattaaattaatgatGTTTGGATCCGAATCTCTACAGTTTTACAGTTTGGTATACTTGGACGATTAATTCTAATATTAAAAGAGCTACTGAACAACAGCATAAATGTACTTGGAATCTCTGCAGTTGCAGCAGAGATGGGTAATTATTACCTTATTATTGTAATGGATACTAGGAATTGAGAATGGAGATTACCACTTGATATATATCCCGTGCATGCATCCAGGGGACTTTCATTTCCTCCTTTTGAGggacattaaaaatatattatcaaacaCGTGCCTGCCAAcatttatattgatatgtacATTGATATATACAGGCCGATTCaaatgaaatttatatatGAACAAAACTTTTTCAGTTGCATTTCATGAGTGGAATGTTAGACTAGAGTGCATTTGGGGTGAGGGGGTGTGGCCGCCTTCTAAAAATGAATTACCCCACCGCCTGTTTCCTGAGCATCTGTCAGCATCcagcttttctttcttcaccagAACTGTGGAAAACAAGcagattgatttggaaaagtgAGACAACTTcatgtaaattaattatactGTTCATAAACAAAAGATGAATGGGCAAATGCTATGGTCTTAACAGCTTACCAAAGTCCTCTTCTTccgtttcttctttttgtccAGATATGCCACGAGCTCTTGCTGTTGAGCAAACGAGTCTtctagagcctgaaatagcaaTTGCAATCACTTTTAAGTGttaaaaatgattgaaaatgaCCCAGATAGGTAATCAGGGATTGATGTTTTACAAGTATACCTTGTGCTAATCTGGTGgtttattaataatttcagCAAAAGCAGCGAGATGTTTACCTTCTTAGTTGCCATAAGCTCTTGCTCCAAGGCATCAGCCCGGTTTAGTGCAGAATTCAGCATCTCCTCCTTCTCCGGGGGCATTGTTGTAGTTTTCATGTTCATAACACTTACTCTCTCTTCCAGCTCAGCCATACGTTTCATGACAGACATCAATTCAGCAATGGAGATGGCTGCTGGGGTTAAGTTGTCTGAAGGTTCCTGGCTCTTAACATCTGTGTCATCACAGTAAACAGGACTGGAGTAGATGTTGGCATCAGTGAGCTTCCTGGGCATGTTGCGTGTCACTCTGATCATGGTGGCAATACCCATAACAAAGGTCATGACACCAGTGAAAAGATGAGAGCTAAGCCCATCAGGAACCTTGCCACTTTCTTGCATAGCATAAGAATCTGCCATTGCAACGATAGAAACCTTAGCACCTTTTGTAGTTCAGTTTAGACTCACATTAAGGAAGTATCTGATCTAAGAAACCAAGGCATTCATCTTTCCAGATTCTGGTGAGCAtacatgaataaaaaattgcTTCGATCAATGgactcaaaaaagaaaaataccttcaatataatttattccataaaaaataataataattgagagaaatgaaaatatcaatatccttatatttccttcatcagaaaaagaattaaaaatgaagaataGTTGTATTGATATCATATACATAAACAAGTGTTCTGTCCCTGATACCGAACTCTGTAGTTTTAGATGTCCTTGtaatgaaaagaatttatattgaaaaacATAAGAGGGGTTCATAACAATATGAATAATCAAACTAAATTGGGGAACAGGCAGAGCAAATAGCCTCTGAAAGCagctttgttttttatttttggtattaatatgaaaataaatgatGTAATAATCTGAGTAGGCCAAATACCTTTTGATAGGGCagcaaaattttcattctgcATTTTGTCCTGACAAGCTAAATCCACAGGTTTATCAACCACTGGGACACATTTCTCAGGTTGGTTCATTTGTACCTGTGAGATTTATTTAtcagaacaaagaaaaatg
Protein-coding sequences here:
- the LOC18610862 gene encoding transcription factor bHLH110, which encodes MESANLHPHPKVQEQYVKYSPLATQTGHHQVSTSDEWNPSLVPNIGSKYNRNLTETIPKSRDLWAPPLIRTSMNQDSFNQQSASEFLLTNIKDEMSDSFPKLSEMMYCHSSAEDSYLPFKKHYIYPQSSDLGGNLWHSNFSIANHMTELQLSSGDSYRNAHQSPCLGTAAATSRYDFNHIFPSTNISTSDLCSTLFSSSLDLNLKALDLLTSTYDGGSCNQSLLDSPGKLSRSVLVGHDNIRERSDSPSTSSNKVISGSTTSTKRPGSFSETKEFQQDAKKHRSSTSRSPCPTLKVRKEKLGDRVAALQKLVAPFGKTDTATVLTEAIGYIQFLHDQVQTLSVPFMKSSQSRLYRTVQVAEGQEEQKRDLRSRGLCLVPQSYASYFINSCGGGI